A genomic segment from Octopus sinensis linkage group LG4, ASM634580v1, whole genome shotgun sequence encodes:
- the LOC115210726 gene encoding nibrin isoform X1, whose amino-acid sequence MSWSLENQQDGTDEHKITGSVEFTIGRRDCDLNIADDKTVSRKHAIITIDPAKIPYTKSSLTIQDVSSYGTYINRKKCNQNTAIQLKEGDKLMFGSPKSTFWVRFNPLLVTSSCLKNSAKLELDQVVKYFDGKVANEWNDKCSFLVMDYISVTVKVVCALAAQCQIVTIDYFKSLKEASEGSLPCKGPEEFLPKLSPNFVIKNETFQPNPLRKTLFSGTTFYFLKSSQWRKMKIAIELAGGHSCLCVSKNVDDSALVKDTSIVMQAEPSEDEWVSHVLSLLQSHGKRVITDAEIGQAILCCNTEKYCNPNASLAKTFSQLQSQTMRFQSQQGLSTHIQDSSMFVNQSDIPREPVKMPNPSTNIKTTESSFPSSDASESKIFSNKRNRSPDKSENPFSAKVDDNEPSNKKTRLFSESVSDKTNPGSSINREPSVQILAPETLSQAPFIKPQPILVIEDSDPESENEDQNSVNVPETTNDKLKQSNLSSTVIDSESTEAAPGTEILTPVSIKKEEVDSSYEHKKHSKPSTLDLLSEDSQLKEKQGKVTEYSTKFTDVYIKPGFLNAKFTTVNTTVKIKQEIKEEEALPKSCAAISFTNLVHRQPKPPPPREKANSKDAPQGFAYYKGVLVRNFKNFRKNSNSGAYSLPKIIGGSDLAIHHSTISKELDGWFKEANEKESQENEENRKIEKLFNWGPNKKGFKKR is encoded by the exons atGTCGTGGAGTTTAGAGAATCAGCAAGATGGAACTG atGAGCACAAGATTACAGGTTCTGTGGAATTTACAATTGGACGGAGAGACTGTGACCTGAATATTGCCGATGACAAGACAGTCAGCAGGAAACATGCCATTATTACAATAGATCCAGCC AAGATTCCCTACACAAAGTCTTCTCTGACTATTCAAGATGTATCATCCTATGGAACATATATCAATAGGAAGAAATGTAATCAAAATACAGCAATACAACTAAAAGAAGGAGACAAACTTATGTTTGGTTCCCCAAAGTCAACATTTTG ggTTCGCTTTAATCCTTTACTTGTCACGTCGTCTTGTTTGAAGAATTCTGCCAAGTTAGAACTGGACCaagttgtgaaatattttgatgGCAAAGTGGCTAATGAATGGAATGATAAATGCAGCTTTTTGGTTATGGATTATATTTCAGTTACTGTGAAG GTTGTATGCGCACTTGCTGCCCAATGTCAGATTGTTACCATTGACTATTTTAAAAGTCTAAAAGAAGCTAGTGAAGGGTCTCTACCTTGTAAGGGTCCTGAaga GTTCCTTCCCAAGTTGTCTCCCAACTTTGTGATCAAGAATGAAACATTTCAACCGAATCCATTACGGAAAACCCTTTTCAGTGGAACTACTTTCTACTTTTTAAAATCTTCTCAG TGGAGGAAGATGAAGATAGCTATTGAACTTGCTGGTGGTCAttcttgtttgtgtgtttctaagAATGTGGATGATTCAGCTTTAGTAAAGGATACATCCATTGTAATGCAAGCTGAACCCAGTGAAGATGAATGGGTTTCACATGTTCTGTCTCTATTACAAAG ccaCGGCAAACGTGTGATAACCGATGCTGAAATTGGCCAGGCAATTCTCTGTTGTAATACTGAGAAGTATTGCAATCCTAATGCA TCTTTAGCAAAGACATTCAGCCAACTCCAAAGTCAGACAATGAGGTTTCAATCTCAGCAAGGTTTGAGTACACATATCCAAGATTCTTCAAT GTTTGTTAACCAATCAGATATACCCAGAGAA CCTGTAAAAATGCCAAATCCTTCTACAAATATCAAAACAACAGAATCATCATTTCCCAGCAGTGATGCATCTGAAAGTAAAATTTTCTCTAATAAACG gAATCGAAGTCCAGATAAATCAGAAAATCCTTTTTCTGCTAAAGTGGATGATAATGAACCCTCAAACAAAAAGACACGATTATTTTCAGAATCTGTTTCAGATAAGACGAATCCTGGTAGTTCTATCAACAGAGAACCTTCTGTACAAATACTTGCACCAGAGACTTTGTCTCAGGCTCCATTCATTAAACCTCAGCCTATTTTAGTGATTGAAGATTCTGATCCAGAATCTGAAAATGAAGATCAGAATTCAGTGAATGTACCAGAAACCACCAATGACAAATTGAAACAATCTAATTTAAGCAGTACTGTTATAGATTCTGAAAGCACAGAAGCAGCACCAGGTACCGAAATACTGACGCCTGTTTCTATTAAAAAAGAAGAAGTTGATTCTTCTTATGAACATAAAAAACACTCAAAACCTTCCACTTTAGACTTGCTTTCAGAAGATTCACAATTgaaagagaaacaaggaaag GTAACTGAATATTCAACAAAATTCACAGATGTTTACATCAAACCTGGTTTCCTAAATGCAAAATTCACTACTGTg aatacaacggtaaaaataaaacaagaaataaaagaagaggaAGCTCTACCTAAGTCTTGTGCAGCTATTTCATTTACAAACCTTGTTCATAGACAACCAAAGCCTCCACCTCCTCGTGAAAAGGCTAATTCAAAAGATGCACCACAAGGATTTGCCTATTATAAAGGAGTTTTAGTGCGTAACTTCAAGAATTTCCGGAAG
- the LOC115210726 gene encoding nibrin isoform X2 codes for MSWSLENQQDGTDEHKITGSVEFTIGRRDCDLNIADDKTVSRKHAIITIDPAKIPYTKSSLTIQDVSSYGTYINRKKCNQNTAIQLKEGDKLMFGSPKSTFWVRFNPLLVTSSCLKNSAKLELDQVVKYFDGKVANEWNDKCSFLVMDYISVTVKVVCALAAQCQIVTIDYFKSLKEASEGSLPCKGPEEFLPKLSPNFVIKNETFQPNPLRKTLFSGTTFYFLKSSQWRKMKIAIELAGGHSCLCVSKNVDDSALVKDTSIVMQAEPSEDEWVSHVLSLLQSHGKRVITDAEIGQAILCCNTEKYCNPNASLTKTFSQLQSQTMRFQSQQGLSTHIQDSSMFVNQSDIPREPVKMPNPSTNIKTTESSFPSSDASESKIFSNKRNRSPDKSENPFSAKVDDNEPSNKKTRLFSESVSDKTNPGSSINREPSVQILAPETLSQAPFIKPQPILVIEDSDPESENEDQNSVNVPETTNDKLKQSNLSSTVIDSESTEAAPGTEILTPVSIKKEEVDSSYEHKKHSKPSTLDLLSEDSQLKEKQGKVTEYSTKFTDVYIKPGFLNAKFTTVNTTVKIKQEIKEEEALPKSCAAISFTNLVHRQPKPPPPREKANSKDAPQGFAYYKGVLVRNFKNFRKNSNSGAYSLPKIIGGSDLAIHHSTISKELDGWFKEANEKESQENEENRKIEKLFNWGPNKKGFKKR; via the exons atGTCGTGGAGTTTAGAGAATCAGCAAGATGGAACTG atGAGCACAAGATTACAGGTTCTGTGGAATTTACAATTGGACGGAGAGACTGTGACCTGAATATTGCCGATGACAAGACAGTCAGCAGGAAACATGCCATTATTACAATAGATCCAGCC AAGATTCCCTACACAAAGTCTTCTCTGACTATTCAAGATGTATCATCCTATGGAACATATATCAATAGGAAGAAATGTAATCAAAATACAGCAATACAACTAAAAGAAGGAGACAAACTTATGTTTGGTTCCCCAAAGTCAACATTTTG ggTTCGCTTTAATCCTTTACTTGTCACGTCGTCTTGTTTGAAGAATTCTGCCAAGTTAGAACTGGACCaagttgtgaaatattttgatgGCAAAGTGGCTAATGAATGGAATGATAAATGCAGCTTTTTGGTTATGGATTATATTTCAGTTACTGTGAAG GTTGTATGCGCACTTGCTGCCCAATGTCAGATTGTTACCATTGACTATTTTAAAAGTCTAAAAGAAGCTAGTGAAGGGTCTCTACCTTGTAAGGGTCCTGAaga GTTCCTTCCCAAGTTGTCTCCCAACTTTGTGATCAAGAATGAAACATTTCAACCGAATCCATTACGGAAAACCCTTTTCAGTGGAACTACTTTCTACTTTTTAAAATCTTCTCAG TGGAGGAAGATGAAGATAGCTATTGAACTTGCTGGTGGTCAttcttgtttgtgtgtttctaagAATGTGGATGATTCAGCTTTAGTAAAGGATACATCCATTGTAATGCAAGCTGAACCCAGTGAAGATGAATGGGTTTCACATGTTCTGTCTCTATTACAAAG ccaCGGCAAACGTGTGATAACCGATGCTGAAATTGGCCAGGCAATTCTCTGTTGTAATACTGAGAAGTATTGCAATCCTAATGCAAGTttaa CAAAGACATTCAGCCAACTCCAAAGTCAGACAATGAGGTTTCAATCTCAGCAAGGTTTGAGTACACATATCCAAGATTCTTCAAT GTTTGTTAACCAATCAGATATACCCAGAGAA CCTGTAAAAATGCCAAATCCTTCTACAAATATCAAAACAACAGAATCATCATTTCCCAGCAGTGATGCATCTGAAAGTAAAATTTTCTCTAATAAACG gAATCGAAGTCCAGATAAATCAGAAAATCCTTTTTCTGCTAAAGTGGATGATAATGAACCCTCAAACAAAAAGACACGATTATTTTCAGAATCTGTTTCAGATAAGACGAATCCTGGTAGTTCTATCAACAGAGAACCTTCTGTACAAATACTTGCACCAGAGACTTTGTCTCAGGCTCCATTCATTAAACCTCAGCCTATTTTAGTGATTGAAGATTCTGATCCAGAATCTGAAAATGAAGATCAGAATTCAGTGAATGTACCAGAAACCACCAATGACAAATTGAAACAATCTAATTTAAGCAGTACTGTTATAGATTCTGAAAGCACAGAAGCAGCACCAGGTACCGAAATACTGACGCCTGTTTCTATTAAAAAAGAAGAAGTTGATTCTTCTTATGAACATAAAAAACACTCAAAACCTTCCACTTTAGACTTGCTTTCAGAAGATTCACAATTgaaagagaaacaaggaaag GTAACTGAATATTCAACAAAATTCACAGATGTTTACATCAAACCTGGTTTCCTAAATGCAAAATTCACTACTGTg aatacaacggtaaaaataaaacaagaaataaaagaagaggaAGCTCTACCTAAGTCTTGTGCAGCTATTTCATTTACAAACCTTGTTCATAGACAACCAAAGCCTCCACCTCCTCGTGAAAAGGCTAATTCAAAAGATGCACCACAAGGATTTGCCTATTATAAAGGAGTTTTAGTGCGTAACTTCAAGAATTTCCGGAAG